The Camelina sativa cultivar DH55 chromosome 18, Cs, whole genome shotgun sequence DNA window cttcgaTAGATCTCAAACCTAAAACTTAATTGCTCCTTTTACAGATCTTCGCAAGATAGACGTGAATAGTTTCCCGTCGACTGCGAACTGCGAGGAAGAAACAGGAGTCTCGTCTCCAAACAGCACGATCTCGAGCACCATAAGCGGgaagaggagtgagagagaaggTATGTCCGGCACCGGCGACGATCACGACGAAATCACTCCGGATCGAGGGTATTCGCGTGGAACCTCCGACGAAGATGATGACGGCGGCGAAACGTCGAGGAAGAAGCTCAGGTTATCAAAAGATCAGTCTGCTTTTCTCGAAGAGACCTTTAAAGAACACAACACTCTCAATCCCGTAAGTgttagaaaaagtaaaaaaaaatctgtaataaGTGGTATTATCGTA harbors:
- the LOC104763007 gene encoding homeobox-leucine zipper protein HAT2-like, encoding MMMGKEDLGLSLSLGGSSQNNNPLQRNLNQNSSLSNNLQRFPWNQTFDPTSDLRKIDVNSFPSTANCEEETGVSSPNSTISSTISGKRSEREGMSGTGDDHDEITPDRGYSRGTSDEDDDGGETSRKKLRLSKDQSAFLEETFKEHNTLNPKQKLALAKKLNLTANFLNTEDQYPLEP